One window from the genome of Cricetulus griseus strain 17A/GY chromosome 2, alternate assembly CriGri-PICRH-1.0, whole genome shotgun sequence encodes:
- the LOC113834309 gene encoding doublesex- and mab-3-related transcription factor A2: MELRSELPSVPGAATAAATATGPPVASVASVAAAAAAAASLPVSVAGGLLRAPPLLLRAAEKYPRTPKCARCRNHGVVSALKGHKRYCRWKDCLCAKCTLIAERQRVMAAQVALRRQQAQEENEARELQLLYGTAEGLALAAANGIIPPRPAYEVFGSVCATDGGGPGAGAPAGSAGGAGGAGGAEAKLQKFDLFPKTLLQAGRPDSPQPQPGKPLSPDGADSGPGTSSPEVRPGSGSENGDGESFSGSPLARASKEAGGSCPGSAGPGGGGGGEEDSPGSSSPLGSESGSEADKEEAEAAPTPGLGGGPGPRQRTPLDILTRVFPGHRRGVLELVLQGCGGDVVQAIEQVLNHHRGGLAAGLGPGAPLEKATVSAAVAVDDAWPGAWTPQPPGGPGLPAPLQSGPAAPPHHRPLLAGAMTPGALGSLSSRSAFSPLQPNASHFGADAGAYPLGAPLGLSPLRLAYSAAAAHSRGLAFMAPYSTAGLVPTLGFRPPMDYAFSDLMRDRSAAAAAAVHKEPGYGSGLYGPMVNGTPEKQ, translated from the exons ATGGAGCTGCGCTCGGAGCTGCCAAGCGTGCCCGGCGCGGCGACAGCAGCAGCGACAGCGACGGGACCTCCCGTGGCATCAGTGGCGTCGGTGGCCGCAGCGGCGGCTGCCGCAGCATCGTTACCAGTGAGCGTGGCCGGGGGCTTGCTGCGGGCGCCGCCCCTGCTGTTGAGGGCAGCGGAGAAGTACCCGCGGACCCCCAAATGCGCGCGCTGCCGCAACCACGGAGTGGTGTCTGCACTCAAGGGCCACAAGCGCTACTGCCGCTGGAAGGACTGCCTGTGTGCCAAGTGCACGCTCATCGCCGAACGCCAGCGCGTCATGGCGGCACAGGTGGCTTTGCGCAGGCAGCAGGCTCAGGAGGAGAACGAGGCGCGCGAGTTGCAACTGCTGTATGGCACTGCCGAGGGCCTGGCGCTGGCCGCCGCCAACGGCATCATCCCACCGCGGCCCGCCTATGAAGTCTTTGGCTCTGTGTGCGCCACCGACGGCGGGGGGCCCGGAGCTGGAGCGCCCGCGGGGAGTGCCGGGGGCGCAGGGGGCGCAGGGGGCGCAG AGGCCAAGTTGCAGAAGTTTGATCTGTTTCCCAAGACGCTGCTTCAGGCCGGCCGCCCCGACAGTCCGCAGCCGCAGCCTGGGAAGCCATTGTCGCCCGATGGCGCGGACTCGGGTCCCGGGACCTCGTCCCCAGAGGTGCGACCCGGCTCAGGCTCGGAGAACGGAGATGGCGAATCCTTTTCGGGGTCGCCTCTGGCCCGGGCCTCTAAGGAGGCAGGTGGCAGCTGTCCTGGTAGCGCGGGCcctggcggcggcggcggcggcgagGAGGACAGCCCTGGCTCTTCCAGCCCCCTGGGTTCCGAATCGGGGTCAGAGGCCGACAAAGAAGAGGCCGAGGCCGCACCGACTCCGGGGCTGGGCGGCGGCCCGGGTCCGCGGCAGCGGACGCCGCTGGACATCTTGACGCGCGTCTTCCCGGGCCACCGGAGAGGCGTCCTGGAGCTGGTGCTGCAGGGTTGCGGCGGCGACGTGGTGCAGGCCATCGAGCAGGTGCTGAACCACCACCGCGGAGGCCTGGCGGCCGGCCTGGGCCCCGGCGCGCCGCTGGAGAAGGCCACGGTGAGCGCGGCCGTAGCGGTGGACGACGCGTGGCCCGGCGCGTGGACGCCGCAGCCGCCGGGGGGGCCCGGGCTGCCCGCTCCGCTGCAGAGCGGGCCCGCCGCGCCCCCGCACCACAGACCCTTGCTGGCTGGGGCCATGACGCCGGGCGCGCTGGGCTCGCTCAGCAGCCGCTCGGCCTTCTCGCCGCTGCAGCCCAACGCCAGCCACTTCGGCGCCGACGCGGGCGCCTACCCCCTGGGCGCACCGCTCGGCCTGAGCCCGCTGCGCCTGGCCTACTCGGCGGCGGCGGCCCACAGCCGCGGCCTGGCCTTCATGGCGCCCTACTCCACCGCCGGCCTGGTGCCCACGCTCGGCTTCCGCCCGCCCATGGACTACGCCTTTAGCGACCTCATGCGGGACCGCtcggccgccgccgccgccgcggTGCACAAGGAGCCCGGCTACGGGAGCGGCCTGTACGGGCCCATGGTCAATGGCACCCCCGAGAAGCAGTAG